From a region of the Agromyces ramosus genome:
- a CDS encoding DUF2303 family protein, translating to MSIELEAVAATTEAGVVADLAQQAIAPSGLDLGEVYALPDGHGGVRIADTDQYAETPRRPQGKRVVLDAASFVAYVNRHVTAGTEVYADTPNSTVRAVIDSHEGGAGEPGWQSHKLDLSLEHTKAWRAWVEHDLGQNPRGWFGQQEFAEFIEDRALDVVEPDHGALIDIATTFEAKQKADFASAVRTDSGAVQFAYTETVAAKAGQKGTLEIPKVFRLALRPYIGGPIYYLTAQFRYRISGNGLLLGYALERPENILEAAFSDIVTEIRDGKTVTVDKVETREHDGIGDVPIFYGRP from the coding sequence ATGAGCATCGAACTCGAAGCTGTTGCGGCCACCACGGAGGCGGGGGTCGTGGCAGACCTCGCTCAGCAGGCGATCGCACCGTCGGGGCTCGACCTCGGCGAGGTCTACGCCCTGCCCGACGGGCACGGCGGAGTCCGCATCGCGGACACCGATCAGTACGCCGAGACTCCGCGCCGCCCCCAGGGGAAGCGCGTGGTGCTCGACGCGGCATCGTTCGTCGCCTACGTGAACCGCCACGTCACCGCGGGCACCGAGGTCTACGCCGACACGCCCAACTCCACGGTGCGAGCGGTCATCGACTCGCACGAGGGTGGCGCCGGCGAGCCCGGCTGGCAGAGCCACAAGCTCGACCTGTCGCTCGAACACACCAAGGCGTGGCGGGCGTGGGTCGAGCACGACCTCGGCCAGAACCCTCGCGGCTGGTTCGGGCAGCAGGAGTTCGCCGAGTTCATCGAGGACCGGGCACTCGACGTTGTCGAGCCCGACCACGGTGCGCTCATCGACATCGCGACGACGTTCGAGGCGAAGCAGAAGGCCGACTTCGCGTCGGCCGTGCGCACCGACTCGGGCGCGGTGCAGTTCGCCTACACGGAGACCGTCGCGGCGAAGGCCGGCCAGAAGGGCACCCTCGAGATCCCGAAGGTGTTCCGCCTCGCGCTACGCCCGTACATCGGCGGGCCGATCTACTACCTGACGGCGCAGTTCCGGTACCGCATCAGCGGCAACGGGCTCCTCCTCGGGTACGCGCTCGAGCGGCCCGAGAACATCCTCGAAGCCGCGTTCTCCGACATCGTCACCGAGATCCGCGACGGCAAGACCGTCACGGTCGACAAGGTCGAGACGCGCGAGCACGACGGCATCGGAGACGTGCCGATCTTCTACGGCCGCCCGTAG
- a CDS encoding DNA methyltransferase, translating into MNDSVVEARDHLAADSVGLIVTSIPFGNHYEYSPNYADMGHTDDNDHFWWQMDYLTPSLMRVLQPGRLMAVHVKDRQLFGSVTGRGVYTVAPFHAEAIAHYTGHGFDYYGMITVTTDVVRENNQTYRLSYSKMLKDHSPMGVGSPEYVLLFHKPQSDRSKGWADERIVKDRGEYSVGRWQIDAAADWRESGDRLLTVDELAQLDPESRSRLFTKQSLAHVYDYEEHVRLAEQLAERHALPGTFASLVPGSWRPDVWHDILRIDTLNSEQKRRNVENHICPFPLGIPRRLIAEYSMPGELVYDPFGGIGSTALCAVEAGRRAYSSELNPASVADSLVYLRRHDARASVPTLFELLDIEGSAA; encoded by the coding sequence CTGAACGACTCTGTCGTCGAGGCCCGCGACCACCTCGCCGCCGACAGCGTCGGCCTGATTGTCACGTCGATCCCGTTCGGCAACCACTACGAGTACTCGCCGAACTACGCCGACATGGGTCACACCGACGACAACGACCACTTCTGGTGGCAGATGGACTACCTCACCCCGTCGCTGATGAGGGTGCTGCAGCCGGGCCGGCTCATGGCCGTGCACGTGAAGGACCGGCAGCTGTTCGGGTCAGTCACCGGCCGCGGCGTCTACACGGTGGCGCCGTTCCACGCTGAGGCGATCGCGCACTACACGGGTCACGGGTTCGACTACTACGGCATGATCACCGTCACCACCGACGTCGTGCGCGAGAACAACCAGACGTACCGGCTCTCGTACTCGAAGATGCTGAAGGACCACTCGCCGATGGGCGTGGGCTCCCCCGAGTATGTGCTGCTGTTCCACAAGCCGCAGTCGGACCGCTCGAAGGGTTGGGCTGACGAGCGGATCGTGAAGGACCGCGGCGAGTACTCCGTCGGCCGGTGGCAGATCGACGCCGCGGCAGACTGGCGCGAGTCAGGCGACCGGCTCCTCACCGTCGACGAGCTCGCGCAGCTCGACCCTGAGTCCCGCTCGCGGCTGTTCACGAAGCAGTCCCTCGCGCACGTCTACGACTACGAGGAGCACGTGCGCCTCGCCGAGCAGCTCGCGGAGCGGCACGCGCTCCCTGGCACGTTCGCGTCGCTTGTGCCCGGGTCGTGGCGGCCCGACGTGTGGCACGACATCCTCCGCATCGACACGCTCAACTCCGAGCAGAAGCGCCGCAACGTCGAGAACCACATCTGCCCGTTCCCCCTCGGCATCCCGCGCCGGCTCATCGCGGAGTACTCCATGCCAGGCGAGCTCGTCTATGACCCCTTCGGCGGCATCGGCTCGACCGCGCTCTGCGCCGTCGAGGCCGGCCGCCGCGCGTACTCGTCGGAGCTGAACCCGGCATCCGTCGCCGACAGCCTCGTCTACCTCCGGCGGCACGACGCACGCGCGTCGGTGCCGACCCTGTTCGAACTCCTCGACATCGAAGGAAGTGCCGCATGA
- a CDS encoding DNA cytosine methyltransferase yields MTATLERVGYRQPDVTWNGLTVTDLFCGAGGSSSGLVAAGYKVVIAANHWAKAIESHQLNHPETDHSSADISQVTPSYFPRTDILWASPECTNHSVAKGVKRQRAEDAALFDFDGTRPLPDDAANRSRATMWDVPRFAEYHRYKAIIIENVVDAFRWVPFQQWLSVMEAYGYEHQIVWLNSMHAQVGGLPAPQSRDRMYVVFWRKDLVSKRMPRPNTGKWTRPTAFCAEHGQVQAVQAFKKAEEWGRYRAQYLYRCPKCAAIIEPAWLPAASAIDWTIPGERIGDKKKPLAEKTRARIAKGIDRYWRPLLVTAAGNTYDGITTGSKYLRARPVDDVMPTQHTTASEGLAVLPPFLTQFRERERTLDPSIDPLTTLVADGAGHALITDGIHGDGTVQSAGDPMLTQTTAQTKGLAYSPLMVPVEGRDGKVAAPVDGPMRTQSTRNETALVIPLRNHGVAKPAEHPIDTVSANGNHHALVMRNNEGGAEMSTPVTETLRTLTTGGHQSLLTPYYGASESAKPTSDPHGTLTTNDRYGLVESELSLDVDDVLFRMLTPDEIKRGMAFETDYVLLGTKREQVKQAGNAVTPPAARDLGYAVAEFLNGQAVAA; encoded by the coding sequence ATGACCGCGACGCTCGAGCGCGTCGGCTACCGCCAGCCCGACGTCACATGGAACGGCCTCACCGTCACCGACCTCTTCTGCGGCGCCGGCGGCTCGTCCTCGGGTCTCGTCGCCGCGGGCTACAAGGTGGTCATCGCCGCGAACCACTGGGCTAAGGCGATCGAATCGCACCAGCTCAATCACCCGGAGACCGATCACTCGAGCGCGGATATCTCGCAGGTGACGCCGAGCTACTTCCCCCGCACGGACATCCTGTGGGCGTCGCCGGAGTGCACGAACCACTCGGTCGCGAAGGGCGTCAAGCGCCAACGGGCCGAGGACGCCGCGCTGTTCGACTTCGACGGTACGCGGCCGCTGCCCGATGACGCCGCGAACCGCTCGCGCGCCACCATGTGGGACGTGCCCCGGTTTGCCGAGTATCACCGGTACAAGGCGATCATCATCGAGAACGTCGTCGACGCGTTCCGGTGGGTGCCGTTCCAGCAGTGGCTGTCCGTGATGGAGGCCTACGGGTACGAGCACCAGATCGTGTGGCTCAACTCGATGCACGCGCAGGTCGGCGGGCTCCCGGCGCCGCAGTCGCGCGACCGCATGTACGTGGTGTTCTGGCGCAAGGATCTCGTGTCGAAGCGGATGCCGCGCCCGAACACCGGCAAGTGGACCCGCCCGACAGCGTTCTGCGCCGAGCACGGGCAGGTTCAGGCCGTGCAGGCGTTTAAGAAGGCCGAGGAGTGGGGCCGCTACCGCGCGCAGTACCTCTACCGCTGCCCGAAGTGCGCGGCCATCATCGAGCCCGCGTGGCTCCCCGCGGCATCCGCGATCGACTGGACCATCCCGGGCGAACGCATCGGCGACAAGAAGAAGCCGCTCGCGGAGAAGACCCGCGCTCGCATCGCGAAGGGCATCGACCGCTACTGGCGACCGCTGCTCGTGACCGCGGCGGGGAACACGTACGACGGCATCACGACGGGCTCGAAGTACCTGCGGGCGCGTCCGGTCGACGACGTCATGCCGACGCAGCACACGACGGCGAGTGAAGGTCTCGCGGTGCTGCCGCCGTTCCTCACGCAGTTCCGCGAGCGCGAGCGCACTCTCGATCCGTCCATCGACCCGCTGACGACGCTCGTCGCCGACGGCGCGGGCCACGCCCTCATCACCGACGGCATCCACGGCGACGGGACGGTGCAATCAGCCGGCGACCCGATGCTGACGCAGACCACGGCGCAGACGAAGGGCCTGGCATACTCGCCGCTCATGGTGCCCGTCGAGGGTCGCGACGGGAAGGTCGCAGCGCCCGTCGACGGCCCGATGCGGACGCAGTCGACGCGGAACGAGACGGCGCTCGTCATCCCGCTCCGCAACCACGGTGTCGCGAAGCCTGCCGAGCACCCGATCGACACAGTGTCGGCGAACGGCAACCACCACGCGCTCGTCATGCGGAACAACGAGGGCGGCGCGGAGATGTCGACGCCGGTAACCGAGACGCTGCGGACGCTCACGACGGGCGGTCACCAGTCGCTCCTCACGCCCTACTACGGCGCGAGCGAGTCAGCGAAGCCCACGTCCGACCCGCACGGGACGCTCACCACGAACGACCGGTACGGGCTCGTCGAGTCCGAACTCTCGCTCGACGTCGACGACGTCCTGTTCCGGATGCTCACCCCCGACGAGATCAAACGGGGCATGGCCTTCGAGACGGACTACGTCCTACTCGGCACGAAGCGCGAGCAGGTCAAGCAGGCGGGCAACGCAGTCACGCCGCCCGCCGCGCGGGACCTCGGCTACGCCGTGGCTGAGTTCCTCAACGGGCAGGCGGTGGCGGCATGA
- a CDS encoding HNH endonuclease, giving the protein MIGPKLTPPTKAEERDAYDLATVRDLDSCQRCRRDCGPTARDHRRNRSQGGWTVPSNLQVLGLGCHAWKSEHPLSAVEDGWGVPGWGDWREWPARRWVLSRLSYLELVWVIYDDAGKWAGISENDARERMTSMGWTE; this is encoded by the coding sequence ATGATCGGCCCGAAGCTGACCCCGCCGACGAAGGCGGAGGAGCGGGACGCCTACGACCTCGCCACGGTCCGCGACCTCGATAGCTGCCAGCGATGCCGGCGTGACTGCGGGCCCACGGCGCGGGACCACCGTCGCAACCGCTCACAGGGCGGCTGGACCGTCCCCTCGAACCTGCAGGTGCTCGGCCTCGGCTGCCACGCGTGGAAGTCCGAGCATCCGCTCTCAGCTGTAGAGGACGGCTGGGGTGTGCCCGGTTGGGGCGACTGGCGCGAGTGGCCCGCACGGCGTTGGGTGCTCTCCCGGCTCAGCTACCTCGAGCTCGTGTGGGTCATCTACGACGACGCCGGCAAGTGGGCCGGGATCAGTGAGAACGACGCGCGCGAGCGCATGACCTCGATGGGGTGGACCGAGTGA